In one window of Henckelia pumila isolate YLH828 chromosome 1, ASM3356847v2, whole genome shotgun sequence DNA:
- the LOC140862874 gene encoding uncharacterized protein codes for MTRDQVDPNSAIVTGMVNVSSIPAHILIDTGATHSFISFDFVNKLGVKPNKSVSGFNVSLPSGEELSSNLIIRECSIQMQGHELHVDLIVLDMVDFDVIIGIDWLFRHEATIDCFIANVNCDQVLPRPKLEEVEVMRDFPEVFPEDIAGLSPDREIAFLGHLVSAKGIEVDPSKIEAIKNWVTTKNATEIRSFLGLAGYYRRFIYDFSKIALPLTSFTRKSAKLNGLISVRKAFWS; via the exons ATGACACGCGACCAAGTGGACCCAAACTCCGCCATAGTCACAGGTATGGTTAATGTTTCCAGTATTCCTGCTCatattttaattgatactggagccaCACATTCCTTCATATCTTTTGATTTTGTGAATAAATTGGGAGTGAAACCGAATAAGTCAGTTTCGGGGTTTAATGTATCCTTGCCTTCGGGAGAAGAATTGAGTAGTAACTTGATTATCAGAGAATGCAGTATACAGATGCAGGGTCATGAGTTACATGTTGATCTTATTGTCCTGGATATGGTTGACTTCGACGTGATAATTGGGATAGATTGGTTGTTTCGACACGAGGCTACCATAGACT GTTTTATAGCAAATGTTAATTGTGATCAAGTATTGCCCCGACCGAAACTTGAAGAAGTTGAGGTAATGAGAGATTTCCCGGAAGTATTCCCTGAGGATATTGCAGGATTATCTCCAGATAGGGAG ATTGCATTTTTGGGACACTTAGTTTCAGCGAAGGGAATAGAGGTTGATCCGTCAAAAAtagaagcaattaaaaattgggTTACTACAAAGAATGCTACAGAGATACGGAGTTTCTTGGGATTAGCGGGCTACTATAGGAGATTCATTTACGATTTCTCCAAGATAGCGCTGCCACTAACGTCATTTACTCGCAAAAGTGCGAAGTTGAATGGTTTGATCAGTGTGAGAAAAGCTTTCTGGAGTTGA
- the LOC140875749 gene encoding uncharacterized protein, whose amino-acid sequence MEMVAVKLRPLLPSHYPKIITVSRQLEDVFIPYQWCKRKCFSLKVGYGAYQLQERTTDKFSLQAVSPVVQDNGASSRSFEDFTVTTSYTDEDYKLKITTEVSGTKTQEIFDDVFSKMVAAAQPIPGFRRVKGGKTPNIPKNILLEILGPSNVYEQVIKKVINVIVAEYVAKECLTVGKDLRVLQSVEDLEAQFEPGDIFRFDAVISVSRLKNEQ is encoded by the exons ATGGAAATGGTTGCCGTTAAATTACGCCCCCTTTTGCCTTCTCATTATCCCAAG ATAATCACTGTTTCGAGGCAATTGGAAGATGTCTTCATTCCATATCAGTGGTGTAAAAGAAAATGCTTTTCTCTAAAAGTAGGATATGGTGCGTATCAACTTCAAGAGAG AACTACCGATAAATTCTCTCTTCAGGCCGTATCACCAG TTGTGCAAGATAATGGAGCTTCTTCTCGATCATTCGAAGACTTCACAGTTACAACCAGCTACACTGATGAAGATTACAAATTAAAG ATCACAACAGAGGTGTCTGGTACGAAAACCCAAGAAATTTTTGATGATGTGTTCTCCAAAATGGTTGCTGCTGCCCAGCCGATTCCAGGATTTCGAAGAGTTAAGGGAG GGAAGACACCTAAT ATACCAAAAAACATTCTCTTGGAAATTCTGGGACCGTCAAATGTTTATGAGCAAGTTATCAAGAAGGTTATCAATGTTATAGTAGCTGAATATGTGGCTAAG GAATGTTTAACAGTTGGTAAGGATTTGAGAGTTCTACAGAGTGTTGAAGATCTTGAAGCACAGTTTGAACCAGGTGATATATTTAGATTTGACGCTGTCATTTCGGTGTCAAGACTGAAAAATGAGCAGTAA